From one Streptomyces sp. ICC1 genomic stretch:
- a CDS encoding type II toxin-antitoxin system Phd/YefM family antitoxin, protein MSISASEARATLFPLIERVNTDHTPVRITSKGGDAVLMAADDYDSWQETVYLLRSPENAKRLMEAVARDREGAITVTRTLDELREMAGGEE, encoded by the coding sequence ATGTCCATAAGCGCCAGCGAGGCCAGAGCGACCCTGTTCCCGCTCATCGAGCGCGTCAACACGGACCACACTCCGGTGCGCATCACCTCCAAGGGCGGCGACGCCGTCCTCATGGCCGCCGACGACTACGACTCCTGGCAGGAGACCGTCTACCTGCTCCGGTCTCCGGAGAACGCGAAGCGCCTGATGGAAGCGGTCGCCCGCGACCGCGAGGGTGCCATCACCGTCACCAGGACACTGGACGAGCTGAGGGAGATGGCCGGGGGCGAGGAGTGA
- a CDS encoding DUF2252 domain-containing protein — protein MAVPETTDEQRAEQILDVFDIAFGELITADPTAFQVKFRKMAASAFAFYRGTACLFYADLERERHGGPYLDERTGRVWIHGDLHAENFGTYMDSNGRLVFNVNDFDEAYVGPFTWDLKRFAASVALIGYTKALSDEQISELVRTYAAAYRERIHALATGAKNEEVPSFTLDTADGPLLDALRDARRRTRFSLLDSMTEIRDFERRFSPGPGTIELDAATRYKVLAAFDGYLETLPDESLVRPDSYRVKDVVGRRGVGIGSAGLPSYNILLEGHSDALENDVVIYLKQAQTPAVSRHVTDRAVRDYFRHEGHRTVISQRALQAHADPWLGWTELDGAGQLVAEVSPYAVDLDWSDLDDPEEIAAVVADLGRATATMHGAADEQQSGQTLVPFSTERAIDAAIAADEEGFARLLVDFAHAYGARARADHQIFVDLFRNGRITP, from the coding sequence ATGGCGGTTCCCGAGACGACCGACGAGCAGCGCGCCGAGCAGATACTCGACGTGTTCGACATCGCGTTCGGTGAGCTGATCACCGCCGACCCGACCGCCTTCCAGGTCAAGTTCCGGAAGATGGCCGCCTCCGCGTTCGCCTTCTACCGGGGCACGGCCTGCCTCTTCTACGCCGACCTGGAGCGCGAGCGGCACGGCGGCCCGTACCTGGACGAGCGCACCGGCCGGGTGTGGATCCACGGCGATCTGCACGCCGAGAACTTCGGCACCTACATGGACTCGAACGGCCGTCTGGTCTTCAACGTCAACGATTTCGACGAGGCGTACGTCGGCCCGTTCACCTGGGACCTCAAGCGGTTCGCGGCCTCCGTCGCGCTGATCGGCTACACCAAGGCCCTCAGCGACGAGCAGATCAGCGAGCTGGTGCGGACGTACGCGGCCGCCTACCGCGAGCGCATCCACGCGCTCGCCACCGGCGCCAAGAACGAGGAGGTCCCCTCCTTCACCCTGGACACCGCCGACGGCCCGCTGCTGGACGCCCTGCGCGACGCCCGCCGGCGCACCCGCTTCTCGCTCCTCGACTCGATGACCGAGATCCGCGATTTCGAGCGCCGCTTCTCCCCCGGCCCCGGGACCATCGAGCTGGACGCGGCCACCCGCTACAAGGTGCTCGCCGCCTTCGACGGCTACCTGGAGACCCTCCCCGACGAGTCCCTGGTCCGCCCGGACTCCTACCGGGTCAAGGACGTGGTGGGCCGCCGGGGCGTGGGGATCGGCTCGGCGGGCCTGCCCTCGTACAACATCCTGCTGGAGGGGCACAGCGACGCCCTGGAGAACGACGTCGTGATCTACCTCAAGCAGGCGCAGACCCCGGCCGTGTCCCGGCACGTCACCGACCGGGCGGTGCGGGACTACTTCCGGCACGAGGGGCACCGCACGGTGATCTCGCAGCGCGCCCTCCAGGCGCACGCCGATCCGTGGCTGGGCTGGACCGAGCTGGACGGGGCGGGGCAGCTGGTGGCGGAGGTCTCCCCGTACGCGGTGGACCTGGACTGGTCCGACCTGGACGACCCGGAGGAGATCGCGGCCGTGGTCGCGGACCTCGGCCGGGCCACGGCGACGATGCACGGCGCGGCGGACGAGCAGCAGAGCGGCCAGACACTGGTCCCCTTCTCCACCGAGCGGGCCATCGACGCGGCCATCGCCGCGGACGAGGAGGGCTTCGCCCGGCTGCTGGTGGACTTCGCCCACGCCTACGGGGCCCGGGCGCGCGCCGACCACCAGATCTTCGTGGACCTCTTCCGCAACGGGCGGATCACTCCGTAG
- a CDS encoding DsbA family protein, producing MSARNSQANKAAAREKLRAEREKQAKQARARRQVFVAAGVAAALALVGGVGYLVVQANKPGEWDKAADAALVAPKNTSGENGTTVIVGKADAKKTLELYEDSRCPVCATFEQAIGPQVKKDLDAGKYKIQYIGATFIDKGIPGSGSKNALSALGAALNVSPEAFLEYKTALYSAANHPEEKDDKFGKDAYLLTVADQVPALKDNAEFKKAVEDGTYNRWALEMSKTFDKSGVTGTPTLKIDGKKIDPLPQTPEAFTTAVDKALAG from the coding sequence ATGAGCGCACGCAACAGCCAGGCGAACAAGGCGGCGGCCCGCGAGAAGCTGCGCGCCGAGCGCGAGAAGCAGGCCAAGCAGGCCAGGGCCCGCCGCCAGGTGTTCGTCGCGGCCGGCGTCGCGGCCGCCCTCGCCCTCGTCGGAGGCGTCGGCTACCTGGTCGTGCAGGCGAACAAGCCCGGCGAGTGGGACAAGGCCGCGGACGCGGCCCTGGTCGCGCCGAAGAACACCTCGGGCGAGAACGGCACGACCGTGATCGTCGGCAAGGCGGACGCCAAGAAGACGCTGGAGCTGTACGAGGACTCGCGCTGCCCGGTCTGCGCGACCTTCGAGCAGGCCATCGGCCCGCAGGTCAAGAAGGACCTCGACGCCGGCAAGTACAAGATCCAGTACATCGGCGCCACCTTCATCGACAAGGGCATCCCGGGCAGCGGCTCGAAGAACGCCCTGAGCGCGCTGGGCGCGGCCCTCAACGTCAGCCCCGAGGCCTTCCTGGAGTACAAGACGGCCCTCTACTCCGCGGCGAACCACCCGGAGGAGAAGGACGACAAGTTCGGCAAGGACGCCTACCTGCTGACGGTCGCGGACCAGGTCCCGGCACTCAAGGACAACGCCGAGTTCAAGAAGGCCGTCGAGGACGGCACGTACAACCGGTGGGCCCTGGAGATGTCCAAGACCTTCGACAAGAGCGGTGTCACGGGCACGCCCACCCTGAAGATCGACGGCAAGAAGATCGACCCGCTGCCGCAGACCCCCGAGGCGTTCACGACGGCCGTCGACAAGGCGCTGGCCGGCTGA
- the ftsE gene encoding cell division ATP-binding protein FtsE, with protein sequence MIRFDNVSKSYPKQSRPALRDVSLDIAKGEFVFLVGSSGSGKSTFMRLILREERASHGQVHVLGKDLAKLSNWKVPQMRRQLGCVFQDFRLLPNKSVADNVAFAQEVIGRPRGEIKKAVPQVLELVGLGGKEDRMPGELSGGEQQRVAIARAFVNRPALLIADEPTGNLDPQTSVGIMKLLDRINRTGTTVIMATHDQQIVDQMRKRVIELELGRLVRDQSRGVYGYQH encoded by the coding sequence GTGATCCGATTCGACAACGTCTCCAAGTCCTACCCGAAGCAGAGCCGTCCCGCACTCAGAGATGTCTCCCTGGACATCGCGAAGGGCGAGTTCGTCTTCCTGGTCGGCTCCTCCGGCTCCGGCAAGTCCACCTTCATGCGGCTCATCCTGCGCGAGGAGCGGGCGAGCCACGGCCAGGTGCACGTCCTGGGCAAGGACCTCGCCAAGCTCTCCAACTGGAAGGTCCCGCAGATGCGGCGCCAGCTGGGGTGCGTGTTCCAGGACTTCCGGCTCCTGCCCAACAAGTCGGTGGCCGACAACGTGGCCTTCGCCCAAGAGGTCATCGGCCGGCCGCGCGGCGAGATCAAGAAGGCCGTTCCCCAGGTCCTCGAGCTCGTCGGCCTCGGCGGCAAGGAGGACCGGATGCCCGGCGAGCTCTCCGGTGGTGAGCAGCAGCGCGTGGCCATCGCCCGCGCCTTCGTCAACAGGCCCGCGCTGCTGATCGCGGACGAGCCCACGGGCAACCTGGACCCCCAGACCTCCGTCGGGATCATGAAGCTGCTGGACCGGATCAACCGGACCGGCACCACCGTGATCATGGCGACCCACGACCAGCAGATCGTCGACCAGATGCGCAAGCGCGTCATCGAACTCGAGCTGGGCCGTCTCGTCCGCGACCAGTCGCGCGGCGTCTACGGCTACCAGCACTGA
- a CDS encoding alkaline phosphatase D family protein, with translation MTSQLSSSAPDSASAPNPRRRTVVLAAAATAALAPMTALAAGPARAAAGAGAPSFAHGVASGDPLPDGILLWTRVTPVPGAVPGSGAGPALQVGWEIAEDKAFSRVVAGGSVATSAARDHTVKADVRGLRPQTAYWYRFSAGGSLSPVGRTRTAPADGTTTPGVRFGVVSCANWESGYFSAYRHLAARADLDAVLHLGDYLYEYKTGGYPEPKYVVRQHEPAHEILTLADYRTRHGKYKTDPDLQALHQAHPVIAIWDDHEIANDSWAGGAENHDPATEGDFAARAAAARQAYFEWMPVRTSTEGTVYRRLRFGTLADLHLLDLRSFRSQQAGIGSGAVDDPERTITGRAQLDWLKAGLAGSQATWKLVGTSVMISPVAFGSLPAHLLEPLAELLGLPKGGLAVNVDQWDGYTDDRRELLGHLTDRGVRNTVFLTGDIHMAWANDVPVAAATYPWSRSAGVEFVVTSVTSDNIDDLLHVPADTVSLVAETAIKAANRHVKWLDMDAHGYGVLDVTAERSQMDYYTISDKRRQDATAAWQRSYRTLNGTQKVERADQPVR, from the coding sequence GTGACCAGTCAACTCTCCTCTTCCGCACCGGATTCGGCGTCCGCGCCGAACCCCCGCCGCCGCACCGTCGTGCTGGCCGCGGCGGCCACCGCCGCCCTCGCCCCGATGACCGCGCTGGCCGCCGGCCCGGCCCGCGCGGCCGCGGGCGCCGGCGCCCCCTCCTTCGCGCACGGCGTCGCCTCGGGCGACCCGCTGCCCGACGGGATCCTGCTGTGGACCCGTGTCACCCCGGTCCCCGGGGCCGTGCCGGGCTCCGGCGCGGGGCCCGCCCTCCAGGTGGGCTGGGAGATCGCCGAGGACAAGGCCTTCTCCCGGGTCGTCGCCGGCGGCTCCGTCGCCACGAGTGCCGCCCGCGACCACACCGTCAAGGCCGACGTGCGCGGGCTGCGGCCGCAGACGGCGTACTGGTACCGGTTCAGCGCCGGCGGGTCGCTCTCCCCGGTCGGGCGGACCCGCACCGCTCCCGCCGACGGGACGACCACCCCCGGGGTCCGCTTCGGCGTGGTCTCCTGCGCCAACTGGGAGTCGGGCTACTTCTCGGCGTACCGGCACCTGGCCGCGCGGGCCGACCTGGACGCGGTCCTGCACCTGGGCGACTACCTCTACGAGTACAAGACCGGCGGCTACCCCGAGCCGAAGTACGTCGTACGGCAGCACGAGCCGGCGCACGAGATCCTGACCCTGGCCGACTACCGCACGCGCCACGGCAAGTACAAGACGGACCCCGACCTCCAGGCCCTGCACCAGGCCCACCCGGTCATCGCGATCTGGGACGACCACGAGATCGCCAACGACAGCTGGGCCGGCGGCGCCGAGAACCACGACCCGGCCACCGAGGGCGACTTCGCCGCCCGCGCGGCGGCCGCCCGCCAGGCGTACTTCGAGTGGATGCCGGTCCGCACCTCCACCGAGGGCACCGTCTACCGCAGGCTGCGCTTCGGCACCCTCGCCGACCTGCACCTGCTGGACCTGCGCAGCTTCCGCTCGCAGCAGGCCGGCATCGGCAGCGGCGCGGTGGACGACCCGGAGCGCACGATCACCGGCCGGGCGCAGCTGGACTGGCTGAAGGCGGGGCTGGCGGGCTCGCAGGCCACCTGGAAGCTGGTGGGCACCTCGGTGATGATCTCGCCGGTGGCCTTCGGCTCCCTGCCCGCGCACCTGCTGGAGCCGCTCGCCGAGCTGCTCGGCCTGCCCAAGGGCGGGCTCGCGGTCAACGTGGACCAGTGGGACGGCTACACGGACGACCGCCGCGAGCTGCTGGGCCACCTGACGGACCGGGGCGTGCGCAACACCGTCTTCCTGACCGGCGACATCCACATGGCGTGGGCCAACGACGTCCCGGTGGCGGCGGCCACCTACCCGTGGTCGCGGTCGGCGGGCGTGGAGTTCGTGGTGACGTCGGTGACCTCCGACAACATAGACGACCTCCTGCACGTCCCGGCGGACACCGTCTCGCTGGTCGCCGAGACGGCGATCAAGGCGGCCAACCGGCACGTGAAGTGGCTGGACATGGACGCCCACGGATACGGCGTGCTGGACGTGACGGCCGAGCGGTCGCAGATGGACTACTACACGATCTCCGACAAGCGGCGCCAGGACGCCACGGCCGCCTGGCAGCGCTCGTACCGGACGCTGAACGGAACGCAGAAGGTGGAGCGGGCGGACCAGCCCGTCCGCTGA
- the smpB gene encoding SsrA-binding protein SmpB: MAKETGRKLIAQNKKARHDYTIIDTYECGLVLTGTEVKSLRQGRASLVDGFVSVESGEAWLYNVHVPEYSQGTWTNHSARRKRKLLLHREEIDKLESKTGETGNTIVPLALYFKDGRAKIEIALARGKKEYDKRQSLREKQDTRETNRVISAVKRKERAQL; the protein is encoded by the coding sequence ATGGCTAAGGAAACAGGGCGCAAGCTGATCGCCCAGAACAAGAAGGCGCGGCACGACTACACGATCATCGACACCTACGAGTGCGGTCTCGTGCTCACCGGTACCGAGGTCAAGTCCCTGCGCCAGGGCCGTGCCTCGCTGGTGGACGGCTTCGTGTCGGTGGAGAGCGGCGAGGCGTGGCTCTACAACGTCCACGTGCCGGAGTACAGCCAGGGCACCTGGACCAACCACAGCGCGCGGCGCAAGCGCAAGCTGCTCCTGCACCGCGAGGAGATCGACAAGCTGGAGTCGAAGACGGGGGAGACGGGCAACACGATCGTGCCGCTCGCCCTGTACTTCAAGGACGGCCGGGCGAAGATCGAGATCGCGCTGGCGAGGGGCAAGAAGGAGTACGACAAGCGCCAGTCCCTGCGGGAGAAGCAGGACACGCGCGAGACGAACCGGGTGATCTCGGCCGTGAAGCGCAAGGAGCGCGCCCAGCTTTAA
- a CDS encoding Txe/YoeB family addiction module toxin, which yields MRGVHFDPAAWDDFLFWLSSDRKMARRITRLIGEIQRDPFGGIGKPEPLKGELSGYWSRRIDDEHRLVYRADDKEVKILKARYHY from the coding sequence GTGAGGGGCGTCCACTTCGACCCCGCGGCCTGGGACGACTTCCTCTTCTGGCTCTCCTCCGACCGGAAGATGGCCCGCAGGATCACCCGCCTGATCGGCGAAATCCAGCGCGACCCGTTCGGCGGGATCGGCAAACCCGAACCCCTGAAGGGCGAGCTGTCGGGCTACTGGTCCCGCCGGATCGATGACGAACACCGGCTCGTCTACCGGGCGGACGACAAGGAAGTGAAGATCCTCAAGGCCCGCTACCACTACTGA
- a CDS encoding MFS transporter — protein MAVTGSTLVLASASASPSASPSAPAARPARAAGPYRRLFALPGTRGFTTGNLIARLPMGMFGISAVMMIAGQRGSYALAGAVVAAGLAATALVAPWTARLVDRHGQARVAVPATLIAVLGSLSLVACVRTGAPAWTLFASYAATATTPNIGGMSRARWTHLLKGEPAAHHTAMSFEQAADELAYMLGPVAAAFLCTAVFPEAGTLAGAVLLLTGMLVFTAHRATEPPPAPAVRGRSPLRALGRLLPLFFVLGTMFGSMEITSVAHLGAHGLGALSGPVLALQAAGSCAAGLLYGTLRPRGLPVCLAVLAGAMALPWAAAAAGSVPGLAAALLAAGTATAPVMVTAMSRVHAVTPPGRLNEGMTLAVTAIFAGIAVGSAAAGSAIDHLGTTAPYALPAAAALLAFLLAGTRLVPVFGTRLVR, from the coding sequence ATGGCCGTCACCGGCAGCACGCTGGTCCTCGCCTCAGCCTCAGCCTCCCCCTCCGCTTCCCCCTCTGCCCCGGCGGCGCGGCCGGCCCGCGCCGCAGGCCCGTACCGGCGGCTGTTCGCGCTCCCCGGCACCCGCGGCTTCACCACCGGGAACCTGATCGCCCGGCTGCCCATGGGCATGTTCGGCATCAGCGCCGTCATGATGATCGCGGGCCAGCGCGGCTCGTACGCCCTGGCCGGGGCGGTCGTGGCGGCCGGCCTGGCGGCCACCGCGCTCGTGGCGCCCTGGACGGCCCGGCTGGTGGACCGGCACGGGCAGGCCCGTGTCGCCGTACCCGCCACCCTGATCGCGGTCCTCGGCTCGCTCTCCCTCGTCGCGTGCGTCCGTACCGGGGCCCCGGCCTGGACCCTCTTCGCCTCCTACGCCGCCACCGCGACCACCCCCAACATCGGCGGCATGTCCCGCGCCCGCTGGACGCACCTGCTGAAGGGCGAACCGGCCGCGCACCACACCGCGATGTCCTTCGAACAGGCCGCGGACGAGCTGGCGTACATGCTCGGGCCGGTGGCCGCCGCGTTCCTGTGCACGGCCGTCTTCCCCGAGGCGGGCACGCTCGCGGGCGCCGTGCTGCTCCTCACCGGCATGCTGGTCTTCACCGCCCACCGGGCCACGGAGCCCCCGCCGGCGCCCGCGGTCCGCGGCCGGTCTCCACTGCGGGCCCTGGGCCGTCTCCTGCCCCTGTTCTTCGTGCTCGGCACCATGTTCGGCTCGATGGAGATCACCTCGGTCGCCCACCTCGGCGCCCACGGCCTCGGCGCGCTCTCGGGCCCGGTCCTCGCCCTCCAGGCGGCGGGCTCCTGCGCGGCCGGCCTGCTGTACGGCACCCTGCGCCCGCGCGGGCTCCCGGTCTGCCTGGCCGTCCTGGCCGGGGCGATGGCGCTGCCGTGGGCGGCGGCGGCCGCGGGTTCGGTGCCCGGCCTCGCCGCGGCCCTGCTGGCCGCCGGCACGGCCACGGCCCCGGTCATGGTCACGGCCATGTCCCGGGTCCACGCGGTGACCCCGCCGGGCCGGCTGAACGAGGGGATGACCCTGGCCGTCACCGCGATCTTCGCGGGCATCGCGGTCGGCTCGGCGGCCGCCGGATCCGCGATCGACCACCTCGGCACGACCGCCCCGTACGCCCTGCCGGCCGCGGCGGCCCTGCTGGCCTTCCTCCTTGCCGGGACAAGACTGGTACCGGTTTTCGGTACAAGACTGGTACGGTAG
- the ftsX gene encoding permease-like cell division protein FtsX — protein sequence MRAQFVMSEIGVGLRRNLTMTFAVIISVSLSLALFGGSLLMRDQVSKMKGYWYDKVNVSIYLCNKNDAEATGGASCSKGAVTPEQKTALETELKGMDLVENVSYESSDEAFKHYKEQFGHTALAASITPDQMPESFRVKLKQPEKYKVITTSFSGRDGVQSVEDQRTVLDNLFRLLGYLNIAALGIMLIMLIVALLLIVNTVRVSAFSRRRETGIMRLVGASSFYIQVPFIMEAAFAGLIGALLACGMLGAGQYFVIDHGAALRDKMELINFIGWDSVLTKLPLVLVIGVLMPSLAAFVALRKYLKV from the coding sequence ATGCGCGCCCAGTTCGTCATGTCGGAGATCGGGGTCGGTCTCCGCCGCAATCTGACCATGACCTTCGCGGTCATCATCTCCGTATCCCTGTCGCTGGCCCTGTTCGGCGGCTCCCTGCTCATGCGCGACCAGGTGAGCAAGATGAAGGGCTACTGGTACGACAAGGTCAATGTCTCGATCTACCTCTGCAACAAGAACGACGCCGAGGCCACCGGCGGCGCCTCCTGCTCCAAGGGCGCGGTGACGCCCGAGCAGAAGACGGCCCTGGAGACCGAGCTCAAGGGAATGGACCTCGTCGAGAACGTTTCGTACGAGTCCTCCGACGAGGCCTTCAAGCACTACAAGGAGCAGTTCGGGCACACCGCCCTGGCCGCCTCCATCACCCCGGACCAGATGCCCGAGTCCTTCCGGGTGAAGCTCAAGCAGCCCGAGAAGTACAAGGTCATCACGACCTCCTTCTCCGGACGTGACGGAGTCCAGTCGGTCGAGGACCAGCGCACCGTGCTGGACAACCTCTTCAGACTCCTCGGCTACCTCAACATCGCCGCCCTCGGCATCATGCTGATCATGCTCATCGTGGCGCTGCTGCTGATCGTCAACACGGTGCGCGTCTCCGCCTTCAGCCGGCGGCGCGAGACCGGGATCATGCGGCTGGTGGGCGCGTCCAGCTTCTACATCCAGGTGCCGTTCATCATGGAGGCCGCCTTCGCGGGCCTCATCGGCGCCCTCCTCGCCTGCGGCATGCTCGGCGCCGGCCAGTACTTCGTGATCGACCACGGCGCCGCGCTCCGCGACAAGATGGAGCTCATCAACTTCATCGGCTGGGACTCGGTCCTGACCAAGCTGCCGCTGGTGCTCGTCATCGGGGTGCTCATGCCCTCGCTGGCCGCCTTCGTGGCGCTGCGCAAGTACCTGAAGGTGTGA
- the prfB gene encoding peptide chain release factor 2: MAVVDVSEELKSLSSTMGSIEAVLDLDKLRADIAVLEEQAAAPSLWDDPDAAQKITSKLSHLQAEVRKTENLRGRIDDLAVLFELAVEMDDADTLAEAETELVSVRKALDEMEVRTLLSGEYAEREALVNIRAEAGGVDASDFAERLQRMYLRWAERHGYPTEIYETSYAEEAGIKSTTFVVKAPYAYGTLSVEQGTHRLVRISPFDNQGRRQTSFAGVEVLPVVESSDHVEIDEGELRVDVYRASGPGGQGVNTTDSAVRITHLPTGIVVSCQNERSQIQNKASAMNVLQAKLLERRRQEEKDRMDALKDGGSSWGNQMRSYVLHPYQMVKDLRTEFEVGNPQAVLDGEIDGFLEAGIRWRKQQEQTA; this comes from the coding sequence GTGGCAGTCGTCGATGTATCCGAAGAGCTGAAGTCCCTCTCCTCGACCATGGGGTCGATCGAGGCCGTCCTGGACCTCGACAAGCTGAGGGCAGATATCGCCGTGCTCGAGGAGCAGGCCGCCGCGCCGTCCCTGTGGGACGACCCGGACGCCGCCCAGAAGATCACGAGCAAGCTTTCGCACCTCCAGGCCGAGGTCCGCAAGACCGAGAACCTGCGCGGGCGCATCGACGACCTCGCGGTGCTCTTCGAGCTCGCCGTGGAGATGGACGACGCGGACACCCTCGCCGAGGCGGAGACCGAGCTGGTCTCCGTGCGCAAGGCGCTGGACGAGATGGAGGTCCGCACCCTGCTCTCCGGCGAGTACGCCGAGCGCGAGGCGCTGGTCAACATCCGCGCCGAGGCCGGCGGCGTGGACGCCTCCGACTTCGCCGAGCGCCTGCAGCGCATGTACCTGCGCTGGGCCGAGCGCCACGGCTACCCGACCGAGATCTACGAGACCTCGTACGCGGAAGAGGCCGGCATCAAGTCGACCACCTTCGTGGTCAAGGCCCCGTACGCCTACGGCACCCTCTCCGTCGAGCAGGGCACCCACCGGCTCGTCCGGATTTCGCCCTTCGACAACCAGGGCCGCCGCCAGACCTCCTTCGCGGGCGTCGAGGTGCTGCCGGTCGTCGAGTCCAGCGACCACGTCGAGATCGACGAGGGCGAGCTGCGCGTGGACGTGTACCGCGCCTCGGGCCCCGGCGGCCAGGGCGTCAACACGACCGACTCCGCGGTGCGCATCACGCACCTGCCGACCGGCATCGTGGTCTCCTGCCAGAACGAGCGCTCGCAGATCCAGAACAAGGCCAGCGCGATGAACGTCCTCCAGGCCAAGCTGCTCGAGCGGCGCCGCCAGGAGGAGAAGGACAGGATGGACGCCCTCAAGGACGGCGGAAGCTCCTGGGGCAACCAGATGCGCTCCTACGTCCTGCACCCGTACCAGATGGTCAAGGACCTGCGGACGGAGTTCGAGGTCGGCAACCCGCAGGCGGTGCTCGACGGCGAGATCGACGGCTTCCTCGAGGCCGGCATCCGCTGGCGCAAGCAGCAGGAGCAGACCGCGTAA
- a CDS encoding S41 family peptidase yields MPGLPSVPAFCPRPRDMRRGAVLTLAFLAAVGAGACTGSWDSGHGESASSLLAARTGPAVPPPRPPADREAGTADRDAVTRAAAEAVAEGKSGKKAAEDVVSRSGDRWGTVYDQSEYEAFADELDGHWTGVGLWAARLRDGRVEIDRVQPGGPAARAGLRAGDRLLSIDGQGVSGLRVGEVVALLRGAAGTPVVLHLTRDGADLTVTVRREELRTDPVTVRELPGGITVIKVASFTRGSGERVRSAVRAAPAGGGVMLDLRGNTGGLVTEAVTAASAFLDGGLVATYDVRGAQHALYASPGGDTDRPLVALIDGGTMSAAELVTGALQDRGRAVAVGTRTFGKGSVQMPTELPDGSVAELTVGTYRTPAGRSLDGGGITPDLSAADGVEDRARTVLSGLGVGP; encoded by the coding sequence ATGCCGGGCTTGCCGAGTGTTCCCGCCTTCTGTCCACGGCCCCGCGACATGCGTCGCGGGGCCGTTTTGACGTTGGCCTTCCTCGCGGCCGTCGGCGCCGGTGCGTGCACCGGCAGTTGGGACTCCGGCCACGGGGAATCCGCGTCCTCCCTCCTGGCGGCCCGTACGGGCCCCGCCGTGCCCCCGCCGCGCCCGCCGGCGGACCGCGAGGCGGGCACCGCTGACCGGGACGCGGTGACCCGCGCGGCCGCCGAGGCCGTCGCCGAGGGCAAGTCGGGCAAGAAGGCCGCCGAGGACGTCGTCAGCCGCAGCGGGGACCGCTGGGGCACCGTGTACGACCAGAGCGAGTACGAGGCCTTCGCCGACGAGCTCGACGGCCACTGGACCGGCGTCGGCCTGTGGGCCGCCAGGCTGCGCGACGGCCGCGTGGAGATCGACCGGGTCCAGCCCGGCGGTCCCGCCGCCCGGGCCGGGCTGCGCGCCGGGGACCGGCTGCTGAGCATCGACGGGCAGGGCGTGAGCGGGCTGCGGGTCGGCGAGGTGGTGGCCCTGCTGCGCGGCGCCGCCGGCACCCCCGTGGTGCTGCACCTGACCCGCGACGGAGCCGATCTCACCGTGACCGTGCGGCGCGAGGAGCTGCGCACGGATCCGGTGACCGTACGGGAGCTGCCGGGCGGCATCACGGTCATCAAGGTCGCCTCCTTCACCCGGGGCTCCGGCGAGCGCGTACGGTCCGCCGTCCGCGCCGCCCCGGCCGGCGGCGGGGTCATGCTCGACCTGCGCGGCAACACGGGCGGGCTGGTCACCGAGGCGGTGACGGCCGCCTCCGCCTTCCTGGACGGCGGGCTCGTGGCGACGTACGACGTGCGCGGCGCCCAGCACGCCCTCTACGCGTCCCCGGGCGGGGACACGGACCGGCCGCTGGTGGCGCTGATCGACGGCGGCACGATGAGCGCGGCCGAGCTGGTCACCGGTGCCCTCCAGGACCGGGGCCGCGCGGTGGCGGTCGGCACCCGCACCTTCGGCAAGGGCTCGGTGCAGATGCCGACGGAGCTCCCGGACGGGTCGGTGGCGGAACTGACGGTGGGCACGTACCGCACCCCGGCGGGCCGCAGCCTCGACGGCGGGGGCATCACGCCCGACCTTTCGGCGGCGGACGGGGTCGAGGATCGGGCCCGAACGGTATTGAGTGGCCTCGGGGTGGGTCCGTAG